A region from the Colwellia sp. PAMC 21821 genome encodes:
- the iscU gene encoding Fe-S cluster assembly scaffold IscU: MAYSEKVIDHYENPRNVGSLDKNDPQVATGMVGAPACGDVMKLQLKISADGIIEDAKFKTYGCGSAIASSSLVTEWVKGKSIDEAGEIKNTAIAEELALPPVKIHCSILAEDAIKAAIADYRSKHKA, translated from the coding sequence ATGGCTTATAGCGAAAAAGTAATTGATCATTATGAAAATCCACGCAACGTTGGTTCTTTAGATAAAAACGACCCTCAAGTTGCTACTGGTATGGTTGGCGCACCCGCATGTGGTGACGTGATGAAGTTACAACTTAAAATTTCAGCTGACGGTATTATCGAAGATGCTAAATTTAAAACTTACGGTTGTGGCTCTGCAATTGCCTCAAGCTCATTGGTAACAGAATGGGTTAAAGGGAAATCAATTGATGAAGCAGGTGAAATCAAAAACACCGCTATTGCAGAAGAACTTGCCTTACCGCCAGTTAAAATTCACTGTTCAATCCTAGCGGAAGACGCAATCAAAGCGGCAATCGCAGATTACCGTAGTAAGCACAAAGCTTAA